One window from the genome of Pantoea cypripedii encodes:
- the hpt gene encoding hypoxanthine phosphoribosyltransferase: MKHTVDVMISEQEIATRIAELGKQISDHYRNSGSEMVLVGLLRGSFMFMADLCRAVEVPHEVDFMTASSYGSGMSTTRDVKILKDLDEDIRGKDVLIVEDIIDSGNTLSKVREILRLREPKSLAICTLLDKPERREVDVTVEYVGFSIPDEFVVGFGIDYAQRYRHLPYIGKVVLLDE, from the coding sequence ATGAAACACACCGTAGACGTGATGATCTCTGAGCAGGAGATTGCAACCCGTATTGCCGAACTGGGCAAGCAGATTAGCGACCACTACCGCAACAGCGGCAGCGAAATGGTGCTGGTTGGTCTGCTGCGCGGTTCCTTTATGTTTATGGCCGATTTGTGCCGTGCCGTTGAGGTGCCACACGAAGTCGACTTTATGACCGCTTCCAGCTACGGCAGCGGCATGTCCACCACCCGTGATGTGAAGATCCTGAAAGATCTCGACGAAGACATTCGTGGCAAAGACGTGTTGATCGTTGAGGACATCATCGACTCCGGCAACACCCTGAGCAAAGTGCGCGAGATCCTGCGCCTGCGTGAGCCTAAATCACTGGCCATTTGTACCCTGCTGGATAAGCCGGAACGCCGTGAAGTCGATGTGACGGTGGAATACGTCGGTTTCTCCATCCCTGACGAATTCGTGGTGGGTTTTGGTATCGATTATGCCCAGCGCTACCGTCATCTGCCGTATATCGGCAAAGTGGTGCTGCTCGACGAATAA
- a CDS encoding ABC transporter ATP-binding protein, whose protein sequence is MTYALELSGLIKTYPGGVQALKGIDLSVEAGDFYALLGPNGAGKSTTIGIISSLVNKSGGSVRVFGYDLEKDVVNAKRQLGLVPQEFNFNPFETVLQIVVNQAGYYGVERREANLRAEKYLKQLDLWGKRNERARMLSGGMKRRLMIARALMHEPKLLILDEPTAGVDIELRRSMWVFLKELNAKGTTIILTTHYLEEAEMLCRNIGIIQSGELVENTSMKGLLSKLQSETFILDLAPRSPLPQLEGFQYRLVDTSTLEVEVMREQGLNSVFSQLSAQGVQVLSMRNKANRLEELFVSLVQGKTGAKA, encoded by the coding sequence ATGACTTATGCACTGGAACTTTCCGGGCTGATCAAGACCTATCCTGGCGGCGTACAGGCGCTGAAAGGGATCGATCTCAGCGTGGAAGCAGGTGATTTTTACGCCTTACTGGGGCCAAACGGTGCCGGTAAGTCCACCACCATCGGCATTATCAGCTCGCTGGTAAATAAATCTGGCGGCAGCGTGCGCGTGTTTGGCTATGACCTGGAAAAAGATGTGGTCAACGCTAAGCGTCAGCTCGGGCTGGTGCCGCAGGAATTCAACTTCAACCCGTTTGAAACCGTGCTACAGATTGTGGTTAATCAGGCGGGTTACTACGGTGTGGAACGCCGCGAAGCGAATCTGCGTGCGGAAAAATACCTGAAACAGCTCGATCTCTGGGGTAAGCGCAACGAGCGTGCACGGATGTTATCCGGTGGTATGAAACGCCGTCTGATGATTGCCCGCGCGCTGATGCATGAACCCAAATTGCTGATCCTCGATGAGCCGACGGCAGGTGTCGATATCGAGCTGCGTCGCTCGATGTGGGTATTCCTGAAAGAACTGAACGCGAAAGGCACCACCATCATTCTGACCACTCACTATCTGGAAGAAGCGGAAATGCTGTGCCGCAATATCGGTATTATCCAGAGCGGTGAACTGGTGGAAAACACCTCGATGAAAGGACTGCTGTCCAAGCTGCAATCGGAAACCTTTATCCTCGATTTAGCGCCACGCAGCCCGCTGCCGCAGTTGGAGGGCTTCCAGTATCGTCTGGTGGATACTTCCACGCTGGAAGTCGAAGTGATGCGTGAACAGGGACTGAACAGCGTGTTCAGCCAGCTGAGCGCGCAGGGGGTGCAGGTGTTGAGTATGCGTAACAAGGCCAACCGCCTTGAGGAGCTGTTTGTCAGCCTGGTGCAGGGAAAAACAGGAGCAAAAGCATGA
- a CDS encoding ABC transporter permease has translation MTHLYWVALKSIWTKEINRFARIWIQTLVPPVITMTLYFIIFGNLIGSRIGDMHGFSYMQFIVPGLIMMAVITNAYANVASSFFSAKFQRNIEELLVAPVPTHIIIAGYVGGGVARGVCVGILVTAISLFFVPFHVYSWSMVALTLLLTAILFSLAGLLNAVFARTFDDISLIPTFVLTPLTYLGGVFYSLTLLPPFWQMVSKLNPIVYMISGFRYGFLGINDVPLELTLSVLVAFIVVFYAVVYVLIQRGRGLRS, from the coding sequence ATGACGCATTTGTATTGGGTAGCGCTCAAGAGCATCTGGACCAAAGAGATCAACCGTTTTGCCCGCATCTGGATTCAGACGCTGGTGCCGCCGGTGATCACCATGACCCTGTATTTTATTATTTTCGGCAATCTGATTGGTTCACGCATCGGTGATATGCATGGTTTCAGCTACATGCAATTTATCGTGCCGGGCCTGATCATGATGGCGGTGATCACCAACGCCTACGCTAATGTGGCTTCTTCGTTCTTCAGCGCCAAGTTTCAGCGCAATATTGAGGAGTTGCTGGTGGCACCGGTGCCGACGCACATTATCATCGCCGGTTATGTCGGTGGGGGTGTGGCGCGTGGCGTCTGCGTCGGGATTCTGGTCACGGCGATATCGCTGTTTTTCGTGCCGTTCCATGTGTATTCATGGTCGATGGTGGCGCTGACGCTGCTGCTGACGGCGATTCTGTTCTCGCTCGCTGGTCTGCTGAACGCGGTGTTTGCCCGCACCTTTGATGATATCAGCCTGATTCCGACCTTTGTGCTGACACCGTTAACCTATCTGGGCGGGGTCTTTTACTCGCTGACGCTGCTGCCGCCGTTCTGGCAGATGGTGTCAAAGCTGAACCCGATTGTGTATATGATCAGCGGCTTCCGCTACGGTTTCCTCGGTATCAATGATGTCCCGCTGGAGCTGACCTTATCGGTGCTGGTGGCGTTTATCGTGGTGTTTTACGCGGTGGTGTATGTGCTGATTCAGCGCGGACGCGGCTTAAGAAGCTAA
- the panD gene encoding aspartate 1-decarboxylase, whose translation MIRTVLQGKLHRVKVTQADLNYEGSCAIDQDFLDASGILQYEAIDIYNVTNGQRFSTYAIAAERGSRIISVNGAAARCACEGDIMIICSYVQVEDEVARSWQPKVAYFEGDNEMKRIAKALPVQVA comes from the coding sequence ATGATTCGTACCGTATTACAGGGCAAACTGCACCGCGTCAAAGTGACTCAGGCAGATTTGAATTACGAGGGTTCCTGCGCCATCGACCAGGATTTCCTTGATGCGTCTGGCATTCTGCAATATGAAGCCATCGACATCTATAACGTGACCAACGGCCAGCGTTTCTCTACCTACGCCATTGCCGCTGAGCGTGGCTCAAGGATTATCTCCGTCAACGGCGCAGCCGCACGCTGTGCCTGCGAGGGCGACATTATGATCATCTGTTCTTATGTGCAGGTGGAAGATGAAGTCGCGCGTAGCTGGCAGCCGAAAGTGGCCTATTTTGAGGGTGACAACGAGATGAAGCGGATAGCCAAAGCGTTGCCGGTTCAGGTCGCCTGA
- the panC gene encoding pantoate--beta-alanine ligase, whose translation MLIIETLPMLRHEIRRWRQAGKRIALVPTMGNLHDGHMTLVDEARARADIVVTSIFVNPMQFDRPDDLARYPRTLQDDCEKLNRHGVDLVFAPAPADVYPKGLDTQTFVEVPGLSSLLEGAARPGHFRGVSTIVSKLFNLVQPDIACFGEKDFQQLAIIRKMVADMGFDIEIVGVPTVRAKDGLALSSRNGYLTADERKLAPGLSQVMNSMAERLSNGERHVEEIIENAEQALSEKGFRPDGLAICDAETLQALTVDSNRAVILMAAWLGNARLIDNQQVDLTQ comes from the coding sequence GTGCTGATCATTGAAACACTGCCGATGCTGCGTCACGAGATCCGTCGCTGGCGTCAGGCAGGCAAACGTATCGCGCTGGTGCCTACTATGGGCAACCTGCATGATGGACACATGACGCTGGTCGATGAAGCGCGCGCGCGTGCCGATATCGTGGTGACGTCGATTTTTGTTAACCCAATGCAGTTTGATCGCCCTGACGATTTGGCGCGCTACCCGCGTACTTTGCAGGATGATTGCGAAAAGCTGAATCGCCATGGTGTTGATCTGGTGTTTGCCCCGGCCCCGGCAGATGTCTACCCCAAAGGCCTCGACACCCAGACCTTCGTGGAAGTCCCGGGGCTGTCGTCGCTGCTGGAAGGTGCCGCCCGCCCAGGGCATTTCCGTGGCGTCTCCACCATCGTCAGCAAGCTGTTCAACCTGGTGCAGCCGGACATTGCCTGTTTTGGTGAAAAGGATTTTCAGCAGTTGGCTATTATCCGCAAAATGGTGGCGGATATGGGTTTCGACATCGAGATTGTCGGCGTACCCACGGTTCGTGCCAAAGATGGCCTGGCCCTCAGTTCACGTAATGGTTATCTCACCGCCGATGAGCGTAAACTGGCACCCGGCTTAAGCCAGGTGATGAACAGCATGGCGGAGCGCCTCAGCAACGGCGAGCGCCATGTCGAAGAGATTATCGAAAACGCCGAACAGGCGTTAAGTGAGAAAGGTTTCCGCCCGGATGGGCTGGCGATTTGCGATGCTGAAACCTTGCAGGCGCTGACCGTCGATAGCAACCGTGCCGTAATTCTGATGGCCGCGTGGCTGGGCAATGCGCGCCTGATCGATAATCAGCAAGTGGATCTGACCCAGTAA
- the panB gene encoding 3-methyl-2-oxobutanoate hydroxymethyltransferase, with product MKPTTISHLRQWKASGRKFATLTAYDFSFARLFADEGIQVLLIGDSLGMTVQGHESTLPVTVNDIAYHTAAVRRGAPQALVMADLPFMSYATPEQTFANAAQLMRAGANMVKLEGGAWLAETVQMLTERAVPVCGHLGLTPQSVNIFGGYKVQGRDAAGAERLLADALALEAAGAQLMVLECVPVALAERVTKALTIPVIGIGAGNVTDGQILVMHDAFGITGGHIPKFAKNFLAETGDIRAAIRHYIAEVEAGSYPAAEHSFQ from the coding sequence ATGAAACCCACAACTATCTCCCATCTGCGTCAGTGGAAAGCCAGTGGCCGCAAATTTGCCACCCTGACGGCCTATGACTTCAGCTTTGCCCGCCTGTTTGCTGACGAAGGCATCCAGGTCCTGCTGATTGGTGATTCACTTGGCATGACGGTGCAGGGCCACGAATCCACCCTGCCGGTGACCGTCAATGATATTGCCTACCACACCGCAGCGGTACGCCGTGGTGCTCCTCAGGCGCTGGTGATGGCCGACCTGCCGTTTATGAGTTATGCCACCCCGGAGCAGACTTTTGCTAACGCGGCCCAGCTGATGCGCGCCGGTGCCAATATGGTCAAACTGGAAGGCGGTGCCTGGCTGGCGGAAACCGTGCAAATGCTCACCGAGCGCGCAGTGCCGGTATGTGGTCATCTCGGCTTAACGCCGCAGTCGGTGAATATCTTCGGCGGCTATAAAGTGCAGGGCCGGGACGCAGCGGGAGCCGAACGCCTGCTGGCCGATGCGCTGGCGCTGGAAGCGGCAGGTGCACAGCTGATGGTGCTGGAATGCGTGCCGGTCGCCCTGGCAGAACGCGTGACGAAGGCACTGACCATCCCGGTCATCGGCATCGGTGCCGGTAACGTGACCGATGGGCAAATTCTGGTCATGCATGATGCTTTTGGTATTACCGGCGGCCATATCCCGAAATTCGCTAAAAATTTCCTCGCGGAAACCGGCGACATTCGCGCTGCGATTCGCCACTATATTGCCGAAGTTGAGGCGGGCAGTTACCCTGCCGCCGAACACAGTTTCCAGTAA
- the folK gene encoding 2-amino-4-hydroxy-6-hydroxymethyldihydropteridine diphosphokinase, with protein MTRVYLALGSNLADPLHQVDAALAALDALPQTSRVATSSLYRTPPYGPPDQPDYLNAVVALETGLTAETLLDHTQRIELEHGRVRKAERWGPRTLDLDILLFGDAVINTPRLTVPHYDMHNRAFMLLPLLEIAPQLTFPDGTPLAPLLAELDQSEIRFWSE; from the coding sequence ATGACCCGTGTTTATCTCGCCTTAGGCAGTAACCTCGCCGACCCGCTGCATCAGGTTGATGCAGCGCTGGCGGCGCTGGATGCGCTACCGCAGACCTCTCGCGTTGCAACGTCATCCCTGTATCGTACTCCGCCTTACGGCCCGCCGGATCAGCCTGATTACCTCAATGCTGTGGTTGCGCTGGAAACCGGGCTGACCGCTGAAACCCTGCTTGACCATACCCAGCGCATTGAACTGGAACATGGCCGGGTGCGCAAAGCCGAGCGCTGGGGTCCACGCACTCTCGATCTGGATATTCTGCTGTTTGGTGACGCCGTGATTAACACGCCACGTCTGACGGTGCCGCATTACGACATGCATAACCGCGCGTTTATGCTGTTACCGCTGCTGGAGATCGCGCCCCAGCTGACTTTCCCCGATGGCACGCCGCTGGCACCGCTGCTGGCTGAGCTCGATCAAAGCGAGATTCGTTTCTGGTCTGAGTGA
- the pcnB gene encoding polynucleotide adenylyltransferase PcnB, with the protein MFTRVANFCRRVLKRDEEAPEEVETESLMTVIPRESHNISRKDISENALKVLYRLNKAGYEAYLVGGGVRDLLLGKKPKDFDVTTNATPEQMRKLFRNCRLVGRRFRLAHVMFGPEVIEVATFRGHHQIDEAEEEDRNSSQRAQNGMLLRDNIFGSIEDDAQRRDLTINSLYYSVADFSVRDYVGGLQDLQQGIIRLIGDPETRYREDPVRMLRVVRFAAKLEMRIAAETAEPIPRLATLLHDIPPARLFEESLKLLQAGYGYRTYQMMREYQLFQPLFPTLTRGFTEHSDSPMEHMLAQVLKNTDTRIQNDMRVNPAFLFAAMFWYPQLESAEQIAQESGLTYYDAFALAMNETLDEACRALAIPKRITTLIRDIWQLQLRMSRRHGKRAWKLMEHPKFRAAYDLLALRADVENNPELQRLSQWWGEFQAAAPTQQKNMLNTLGDDPAPRRKPRRPRRRPAAPRNNSAP; encoded by the coding sequence ATTTTTACCCGAGTCGCTAATTTTTGCCGGAGAGTCCTCAAGCGTGACGAGGAGGCGCCTGAAGAGGTGGAAACCGAAAGTCTGATGACCGTTATTCCCCGTGAAAGCCACAACATCTCACGCAAAGATATCAGCGAAAATGCCCTCAAAGTGCTCTATCGCCTGAATAAAGCCGGTTACGAAGCTTACCTGGTAGGTGGCGGCGTGCGCGATTTGCTGTTGGGTAAAAAACCCAAGGATTTCGATGTCACCACCAACGCCACACCGGAACAGATGCGTAAGCTGTTCCGCAACTGTCGTCTGGTCGGACGTCGTTTCCGTCTGGCTCACGTCATGTTCGGACCGGAAGTGATTGAAGTTGCGACCTTCCGTGGCCATCACCAGATAGACGAAGCCGAAGAAGAAGATCGTAACAGCTCGCAGCGTGCACAAAACGGCATGCTGCTGCGCGATAACATCTTCGGCAGCATCGAAGACGATGCCCAGCGTCGCGATCTCACCATCAACAGCCTGTATTACAGCGTGGCGGATTTCAGCGTCCGTGATTACGTCGGCGGTTTACAGGATTTGCAGCAGGGCATCATTCGTCTGATTGGTGACCCGGAAACGCGTTATCGCGAAGACCCGGTACGTATGCTGCGCGTGGTGCGTTTTGCCGCCAAGCTGGAAATGCGCATTGCCGCAGAAACCGCAGAGCCGATTCCTCGCCTGGCCACGCTGTTGCATGACATCCCGCCAGCCCGTCTGTTCGAAGAATCGCTCAAACTGTTGCAGGCCGGTTACGGTTACCGCACTTATCAGATGATGCGTGAATATCAGCTGTTCCAGCCGCTGTTCCCGACGCTGACGCGCGGTTTCACCGAGCACAGCGACAGCCCGATGGAACATATGCTGGCGCAGGTACTGAAAAATACCGATACCCGCATTCAGAATGATATGCGCGTCAATCCGGCGTTCCTGTTTGCCGCGATGTTCTGGTATCCGCAGCTGGAATCTGCTGAGCAGATTGCCCAGGAAAGTGGCCTGACCTATTACGATGCCTTCGCGCTGGCGATGAACGAAACCCTGGATGAAGCCTGCCGTGCGCTGGCCATTCCGAAGCGTATTACCACGCTGATTCGCGATATCTGGCAATTGCAGTTGCGCATGTCGCGCCGTCACGGCAAACGTGCGTGGAAGCTGATGGAGCATCCGAAGTTCCGCGCGGCGTATGACCTGCTGGCATTGCGCGCCGATGTGGAAAATAACCCGGAGCTGCAACGTCTGAGCCAGTGGTGGGGCGAGTTCCAGGCCGCAGCACCGACGCAGCAGAAAAACATGCTGAACACCCTGGGCGACGATCCTGCGCCACGCCGTAAACCGCGCCGTCCGCGTCGCCGTCCTGCCGCGCCACGCAACAACAGCGCGCCATGA
- the gluQRS gene encoding tRNA glutamyl-Q(34) synthetase GluQRS, which produces MSNLPCIGRFAPSPSGELHFGSLIAALGSYLSARAQQGRWLVRIEDIDPPREVPGAATRILQQLEHYGLHWDGEVLWQSQRHEAYRAALNWLREQRQSYFCTCTRSRIQQLGGFYDGHCRALQLPAENAALRLRQHTPVYGFDDGLRGHLLADTRLAEEDFIIHRRDGLFAYNLAVVVDDHFQGMTEIVRGADLIEPTVRQIALYQQFGWPVPEYLHLPLAVNSDGNKLSKQNHAPALPAGDPRPLLVQALNFLGQPVSPGWQDESLETLLKVAISQWNIRLIPLENVLMPDEMTTPFSNGSQQAMISR; this is translated from the coding sequence ATGTCAAACCTTCCCTGTATTGGGCGTTTCGCCCCCTCCCCCTCTGGTGAACTTCATTTTGGCTCGCTGATTGCAGCGTTAGGCAGCTACCTGAGTGCGCGTGCCCAACAAGGGCGCTGGCTGGTGCGTATTGAAGATATCGATCCACCACGTGAAGTGCCGGGTGCCGCTACCCGTATTCTGCAACAGCTGGAACATTATGGCTTGCACTGGGATGGTGAGGTGCTGTGGCAGTCACAGCGCCATGAGGCTTACCGCGCCGCCCTGAACTGGCTGCGGGAACAGCGTCAGAGTTATTTCTGTACCTGCACGCGCAGCCGCATTCAGCAACTGGGTGGTTTTTATGATGGTCACTGCCGCGCTTTGCAGCTGCCAGCGGAAAATGCCGCGCTGCGCCTGCGTCAGCATACGCCGGTATATGGCTTTGACGATGGTCTGCGTGGCCATCTGCTGGCCGATACCCGGCTGGCGGAAGAGGATTTTATTATCCATCGCCGCGATGGCCTGTTTGCCTATAATCTGGCCGTGGTGGTGGATGACCATTTTCAGGGTATGACCGAGATTGTCCGCGGTGCCGATTTAATTGAGCCAACGGTACGCCAGATCGCGCTGTATCAGCAATTTGGCTGGCCGGTACCGGAATATCTGCATCTGCCGCTGGCGGTGAATAGCGATGGCAACAAGTTATCGAAGCAAAACCATGCACCTGCGTTGCCTGCAGGTGACCCCCGTCCTTTGCTGGTGCAGGCGTTAAACTTTTTGGGTCAACCGGTTTCACCCGGCTGGCAGGACGAATCGCTGGAAACCCTGCTTAAGGTGGCGATTAGCCAGTGGAATATCCGTTTGATCCCACTGGAGAACGTCCTGATGCCAGATGAAATGACAACGCCATTCTCAAATGGTTCGCAACAGGCTATGATTAGCCGCTGA
- the dksA gene encoding RNA polymerase-binding protein DksA, translating to MQEGQNRKTSSLSILAIAGVEPYQEKPGEEYMNEAQLNHFRKILEAWRNQLRDEVDRTVSHMQDEAANFPDPVDRAAQEEEFSLELRNRDRERKLIKKIEKTLKKVEDDDFGYCESCGVEIGIRRLEARPTADLCIDCKTLAEIREKQMAG from the coding sequence ATGCAAGAAGGGCAAAACCGTAAAACATCGTCCCTGAGTATCCTCGCCATCGCTGGGGTGGAGCCGTATCAGGAGAAACCGGGCGAAGAGTATATGAACGAAGCCCAGCTGAACCATTTCCGCAAGATTCTGGAAGCCTGGCGCAATCAACTCAGGGATGAAGTCGATCGTACTGTGTCGCATATGCAGGATGAAGCTGCCAACTTCCCGGATCCGGTTGACCGTGCCGCGCAGGAAGAGGAATTCAGTCTGGAACTGCGTAACCGCGATCGTGAGCGTAAATTGATCAAAAAGATCGAGAAGACGCTGAAGAAAGTGGAAGATGACGATTTCGGCTACTGCGAATCCTGCGGTGTTGAAATTGGTATTCGTCGTCTGGAAGCGCGTCCGACCGCCGATCTCTGCATTGACTGTAAAACGCTGGCAGAAATCCGCGAGAAACAGATGGCAGGCTAA
- the sfsA gene encoding DNA/RNA nuclease SfsA has product MLFSPPLKPARLISRYKRFLADVITPEGETLTIHCANTGAMTGCATPGDTVWYSTSDSVTRKYPHSWELTETQQGHWICVNTLRANQLVKEALISAAIPELSSYEHCQPEVKYGTEKSRIDFLLRADDRSNCYIEVKSVTLLQQGKGYFPDAVTARGQKHLRELTQIAAEGHRAVLLFAVLHTGIEDVSPARHIDAQYAELLVQAQRRGVEVLAYQAHISPLKMLLTRPIRVEL; this is encoded by the coding sequence ATGCTTTTCTCCCCGCCACTCAAACCGGCCCGTTTAATCAGCCGTTATAAGCGTTTCTTAGCGGATGTGATCACCCCCGAAGGGGAAACCCTGACCATTCATTGCGCGAATACCGGTGCCATGACCGGTTGTGCCACGCCAGGCGATACCGTGTGGTATTCCACTTCTGATAGCGTGACGCGCAAGTATCCGCACAGCTGGGAACTGACCGAAACCCAGCAGGGCCACTGGATCTGCGTCAATACCCTGCGCGCCAATCAGCTGGTGAAGGAAGCGCTGATCTCTGCTGCGATTCCAGAATTATCCTCTTATGAGCACTGCCAGCCTGAGGTAAAATACGGCACGGAAAAAAGCCGAATTGATTTTCTGTTGCGGGCAGATGACAGATCAAACTGCTATATTGAAGTCAAGTCCGTCACACTTTTACAACAAGGTAAAGGCTACTTTCCGGATGCGGTGACGGCTCGTGGGCAAAAGCATCTGCGCGAACTCACACAGATCGCGGCAGAGGGCCATCGGGCCGTTTTGTTGTTTGCAGTTCTGCATACGGGGATTGAGGACGTTTCCCCGGCGCGCCATATCGACGCGCAGTACGCGGAACTACTGGTACAGGCGCAGCGGCGTGGCGTGGAAGTATTGGCGTATCAGGCTCACATCTCACCGCTAAAAATGTTACTGACGCGGCCGATAAGGGTAGAGTTGTAA
- the thpR gene encoding RNA 2',3'-cyclic phosphodiesterase: protein MATQRLFFALELPAALQRQLVRWRAENFAEDTGRPIAAANLHLTLAFLGEVSDETSQRLQQLAARITQPGFALDLDDAGHWPRPGVVWLGCQRPPRGLLQLANLLRAQAARHGCAQNAPSFHPHITLWRNATQKVALPPRGFHWRVDISHFALFSSRFEKGRTRYQALARWPLSAPTGD, encoded by the coding sequence ATGGCAACGCAACGTCTGTTTTTTGCTCTCGAACTGCCCGCCGCGCTGCAACGCCAGCTGGTGCGCTGGCGGGCGGAGAATTTTGCTGAAGATACTGGCAGGCCAATTGCGGCAGCGAATCTGCACCTGACGCTGGCCTTTCTCGGTGAGGTCAGCGATGAAACTTCGCAGCGTTTACAGCAGCTGGCCGCGCGTATCACGCAACCCGGCTTTGCGCTCGATCTGGATGATGCTGGCCACTGGCCGCGTCCCGGCGTGGTATGGCTGGGCTGTCAGCGCCCGCCGCGCGGATTACTGCAACTGGCAAATCTGCTGCGAGCGCAGGCGGCACGGCATGGTTGTGCACAAAACGCACCGTCGTTTCATCCGCACATCACCCTGTGGCGTAACGCCACGCAAAAAGTGGCACTTCCGCCGCGCGGCTTTCACTGGCGTGTCGATATCAGCCATTTTGCGCTGTTTTCGTCTCGCTTCGAGAAAGGCCGCACCCGTTATCAGGCGCTGGCCCGTTGGCCGCTATCCGCCCCTACAGGAGACTGA